The bacterium nucleotide sequence AGGGTCGCAACAAGTCCGGACGGGACTTTTTGCTCCTCGGTAAGCGAAAAGCGGGGTTTTCGCTTACCTTACANNNNNNNNNNNNNNNNNNNNNNNNNNNNNNNNNNNNNNNNNNNNNNNNNNNNNNNNNNNNNNNNNNNNNNNNNNNNNNNNNNNNNNNNNNNNNNNNNACAAATCAATGACATACAGTTCAAGTCATTGATTTGGGCACCCCACACGGGGTGCGTTGATGCTCTATGTTATTCCATCAACTTTTGATGTTGTCGATAAGAACGCCAGTGTAATCCTGACGATGACCCTGCTTCCGGCGGTAGTTCTTCCGGCGCTTCATCTTGAACACGATGATCTTGCGGTGGCGGTCATGTTCTACCACGGTGCCGGATACACTGGCACCATCCACGATCGGGCTGCCTACCTTGACGTCAGCTCCCTCTCCTACGAGGAGTATGCGATCAAAATCCACCTTCTCCCCTACATCGGCAGTGAGCTTTTCCACCTTGATGATATCACCCTGATTGACGCGATACTGCTTACCGCCTGTTTCTATAACTGCGTACATGACTTCCAGCCTCCCTTTATTGCTGCAAAAGTAGCTTCTTTAATAGGAACAGAAATAACTACCAGAAGGGGCGTTTATTGTCAATAAGAAGGCTGGAAGATCGTGTTCGCTCCGCGAACGTAACAAAGTGTCGGGGTGTCGGCGTAACGGGGAGAAAGCCTGTTCGCTTCCGTCTTCGCTTTCAGCTACGACGTGACAAGTCGCGAACGAAACGGGGAACCGGGGAAACGGAGAAACGGGGAAAGATCCGCCGCCCACTCTGTCATTGCGAGGCCCGAAGGGCCGCGGCAATCTCGAAGTTCAAAAGCTAATTTATTGCAGCGCGACCGACTGAAGGCCGCTCCGAAGGGTTTTCAACACCCTTCGCTCTACCTTACTGGATACTTGCTCCAGTCCTTCTTCAAACCGGGATTGCCGCGTTACCCTCGGTTACCTCGATGCGCCTCGCAATGACGCTGGCCTGTGGCCGGAGTTCCAGGTTCCGGGTTCTGGGCTATAGGCCTTTTCGTAAAGTCGCTCCGTCGCACAGTCAGGATATTCCTACTGGCTCCTGGCTCCTGGATTCCGGCTCCTGCCCTATAAGGATTCCCGAAGGGTGATAACGCAGCGGATGGCGTGCTATTGAGGGCCGCCCCCTCCCATCAGAGTCCCATTATTTGATACTGCTCCTGATGCAGGTTATAGTCCGTTTTGAGAACCACCTTCTTCTTGATACGCTTCTCCAACGACTCCAGATACTCACTCTCCTCCTCATACAACAGGTCGGCCACCTTGGGATGCACCATAAGGACGATCCTCTTCCCCTCCAACATCGACGATTCTCTTTTCACCTGGCGAAAAATGTCGTAGACGATAGTGCGCAGAGATTTGATAAGACCCTTCCCATCGCAGTAGGGGCAGGGCTCAGTCATGATAGAGGCCAGGTTATCCCGGGTCCTTTTGCGAGTCATCTCCACAAGACCCAGTTCCGATATCTGGAGGATAGTAGTCTTGGCCCGATCTCCCTTGAGCGCCTCCTCCAGAGAAGAGAACACCTTTTTCCTGTTGGAGAACTTTTCCATGTCGATGAAGTCGATGATGATAAGTCCACCGATGTTTCGCAGCCTCACCTGGTAAACAACTTCCAGAACCGCCTCCATGTTTGTCTTGACGATGGTATCTTCCAGGTTTCGCCGCCCCACAAACCGCCCGGTATTGACATCGATGGCAGTGAGAGCCTCGGTCTGGTCGATGACTATATACCCCCCGGACTTGAGCCAGACCTTCTTGCCCAGGGCTCGGTTGATCTCCATTTCCACACCAAAATGTTCAAATATAGGCTCATCGTCCTCATACAGGGTCAGCGCCTCCTTGAGGTCAGGCATGAACTTCTTGGTAAAATCGGAAAGTTTCTTGAATTCGTCCTTGGAATCGACGTAGATGGCATCGATATCGGCATTGTAAAGGTCTCTGAGAACCCGGAAGGCGAGATCCAGTTCTGCGTAGAGCAGGCTTGGAGCCCGAGACCTGGGCCGGCGTTTCTTGATCGTATCCCACACGCGCACCAGGAAATCCATGTCCTGACTGATCTCCTCATCGGTGGCCCCTTCTGCTGCGGTCCTTACAATCAACCCCACACCTGGGGGTTTAAGGTCGGTGATGACACTTCGCAGCCTCTCCCTCTCCCTGGGATCCTGAATCCGGCGGGAGACCCCCACCTTTACAAGGTTGGGCATGAGCACAAGCATTCTGCCCGGTAAGGTGATGTAGGCGGTAACTCTCGCCCCTTTTGTACCGATGGGTTCTTTGGTGACCTGAACGAGAACTTCCTGTCCTTCTTTCAGAAGGTCCTCAATGGCGTGACCCGACGAGGTCATCACAGGGAAATCATCGTCCCCGTTGATCTCATCCTCGCTGAGCATCTCGGCGTACTCCCCCATGTCCAGAACGATGTCTGACGCATGGAGGAAGGCAGCCCGGTCATGGCCGATCTCTACAAAGGCAGCCTGCATTCCAGGCAGTACCCGGACAACCTTACCTTTGTAGATGTTCCCCGTGACTCCGCGGTCCTTGATCCTGTCCACGGAGATCTCCGAGACCTGGCGGTTCTCCAGAAGAGCCACCCTCATCTCGAATTCGTTGGCATTGATAATAAGATCCGTTCCCATTGTGTAAACCTTTCAATTTCGAAGAAAAATTATTAACGCGCGGAATGCGCGTTGGTTTTAAAATACAGAACGCAGAACGCAGCACGCAGGACGCAGGAGGGAAGAAACCAGGACCCACAACTGATGCATGAAGAGCTGCCTCGCTAAAATCCCGGGGAAGTTCACTATTGGCAGTCTTCGTGCTGAAGTATATTCGAAGGTATCTCATAACTTCCGGTGCTCCCTACTGAGCAGTCTATTATTTATTAACCCGGCGACCCATTAGAGTAATTATGCCGCATATGCAATCCTCGGATGTTTGAAATAGCTGCGAACTCTTGCTGGTTTTTTTTGCAGCATTCTCAAATGCGAAATCGCTTTTGCCCTCAATTTATTTCCTGATCTTGCTGGTGTTCCAGAGTGTACTCCTGCTTTCAAATCGCAGTTGGGATATTCGTCCGGGTTAAGCTCTGGAGAGTATGACGGTAGGTAGAATACTTCTATTTTTTTAGTGTTTTTTCCCAGCCAGGTTTTGACAACTTTGCTGTGGTGAACGCGAAGGTTATCCAGAATCAAAAACACCTTCCTACCAGCGTCTTTTTTCAATCTTTGCATAAAGCGGATGAGTTGCTTACCGTTCATACTCCCCCTGTAGGTCATAAATCTCACTTTACCCTGGTTGGTGATAGAAGATATGAGGCTAATTGATTCTCGCTTGGCGTTTAGCCGTAATACCGGAGTTTTCCCCTTGGGTGCATACCCTCGACCGTGCTGACTATCGTTCCTTAACCCTGTTTCGTCTCCCCAATGAATCTCGGCACCTTCAGCTTTGGCCCTTTTTTTGATCATTGGATATTCTTTGTTCAGCCACTCATTTACTGCGGCAGGTTTTTGCTCATAGGCTTTTTTCAAAGGTTTTTGCGGTGTGAACCCCCAGCGTTTCAAATATTCACCGACTGTCCGAATAGGCATTTCAATCGACCATTTCTGGCGAATCAATACCTGGACCGCACCACGTGTCCAGAGTGCGAAATCCATCTTTAGCTGCTCTGGAGATTTATCCGTGATAGTTTGCATTAGTTCAGCCTCACGCTCTGGGGTCAAAGTTCGTCGCTCACCCCTTTTAGTTCCTCGAGGCTTTAATTTAATTCCTTTTTCTCCCTCTCTTTCGTAGGTTTTGTACCAGGTGCACACGGTCGTTTCGTGGACTCCAACTATTTCCGCGATTTCCTTGTATGCGCGCCCTGCTTTGCGGAGTCGGACCGCTTGATTCCTTAGTTGCTGTTGGGCCTCTCGACTAATACTGCGAGCATCGAATTTATTCATGCCAACATTCTAGCACTTTCTCTATTGATTTGCCAGGTTAATAATAGAAACATAAATAACAATTATTTTGAATTAAGTCAGGGAAATAGTACAGGGTGAACCGTGAAAAGTGAATCGTGAATAGCAGGATACTTTTGAAATCGTTCCCTCTGTTCACCGTTCACGGTTCACAATTCACTCTTCACAATTCACTCTTCACTGCCAGTCTCAATCCCAGATCCTCGCCCACCCCGGCCGGCCGCCGGCCTTATCATTTTCCATGGCGAAGGTAAGGCTGGTGCGGGTCAACCGCACATCGGCAGGAACCTCCCCATCAGTGCCCATAAGGGCTTCGAGCACTTCCTGGGGTCGGGCGCTGCCCTTTTCACCCTTCAGTGCAAGGGTGAAGATCAGTGTCCTTTCATCAAACACCTTCATATCGGTGAGGTATTCCTTGAGATCGAGAGTCCGCTCTTTACCCTTTTTCACACGGATAACAGGCACGGAGGGTCGGCTCATGAGGTCCCGGACCTTTTCCTCCAGCCCTTCGAGGGGGTCGGGGAGAAGGGCCTCGTAAGTGATGAACCTTACCCTTCCGTTCAAGGCAGGAACATCCACGGAAACCTTCCAGGAATCAATGACCCTGATACCTGCAGGTAACTGTTCGTTGAGACTGTTCATGACCTCCTCCGGAGACCACGCTTCACCCAGCTCCAGGTCCAGCCACTCCGCCAGCGCCTCGGTGCCTGTGGGCAGCGAAAGGGCAAAGGTGATCCGGGGTTTGGGACTGTAACCTCCCGTGAAGGAGAGTGGAATATCTGCCCGGCGACAAGCTCTTTCGAACATCCGGGCCATCTCAAGGTGCCCCAGGTACCTCAGATCTCCCTTTTTACTGAAAACGATCCTGATCCTTCGCAGGGACCTGTCAGCTTCCTGCATTTCCTGTTGGGGAGGAAGTTTAATGTCCGGGTCTGCCAGAGCCAGGCGCAGGGGCGGTAGAGCGTCCATCTGTTCGGGAGTGCAGACTCCGCAGGCGAAGCACCCCGCCTTGCGGCAATCAGGGGTTACCTCTCCAGCCAGACCTTTCCTGTACTCCAACAGTTGAAAGTCCCGGCTCACACCGCAAGATATGTGGTCCCACGGCAGGATCTCTTTCGTATCCCTCTCCCTGGAAGCGTACCATTGAGGCTCCAGGCCCTCCTGTATGAAGGCTTCGCTCCAGATCTTCCAATCAAAGTGCTCGTCCCATCCGTCCATGGCAGCACCGGCACGCCATGCTGATTCGATCACCCGGGCGGTTCGTCTGTCCCCCCTGGCCAGTGTGGCTTCCAGAAGAGCCTGGTCGGTCCTGCTCCAGCGAACCTGTATTTTGCCTCCCCGGAGCTTCTTATGGAGGTGATCCAGCTTCCTTTTCAGCTCCGGTTCAGGATCCTGTGCTACCCATTGGAAAGGTGTATGTGCCTTGGGAACGAAAGGAGATATGTTGACTGTTACCTTTGCCTT carries:
- the rplU gene encoding 50S ribosomal protein L21, translated to MYAVIETGGKQYRVNQGDIIKVEKLTADVGEKVDFDRILLVGEGADVKVGSPIVDGASVSGTVVEHDRHRKIIVFKMKRRKNYRRKQGHRQDYTGVLIDNIKS
- a CDS encoding IS630 family transposase, which produces MNKFDARSISREAQQQLRNQAVRLRKAGRAYKEIAEIVGVHETTVCTWYKTYEREGEKGIKLKPRGTKRGERRTLTPEREAELMQTITDKSPEQLKMDFALWTRGAVQVLIRQKWSIEMPIRTVGEYLKRWGFTPQKPLKKAYEQKPAAVNEWLNKEYPMIKKRAKAEGAEIHWGDETGLRNDSQHGRGYAPKGKTPVLRLNAKRESISLISSITNQGKVRFMTYRGSMNGKQLIRFMQRLKKDAGRKVFLILDNLRVHHSKVVKTWLGKNTKKIEVFYLPSYSPELNPDEYPNCDLKAGVHSGTPARSGNKLRAKAISHLRMLQKKPARVRSYFKHPRIAYAA
- a CDS encoding Rne/Rng family ribonuclease, with translation MGTDLIINANEFEMRVALLENRQVSEISVDRIKDRGVTGNIYKGKVVRVLPGMQAAFVEIGHDRAAFLHASDIVLDMGEYAEMLSEDEINGDDDFPVMTSSGHAIEDLLKEGQEVLVQVTKEPIGTKGARVTAYITLPGRMLVLMPNLVKVGVSRRIQDPRERERLRSVITDLKPPGVGLIVRTAAEGATDEEISQDMDFLVRVWDTIKKRRPRSRAPSLLYAELDLAFRVLRDLYNADIDAIYVDSKDEFKKLSDFTKKFMPDLKEALTLYEDDEPIFEHFGVEMEINRALGKKVWLKSGGYIVIDQTEALTAIDVNTGRFVGRRNLEDTIVKTNMEAVLEVVYQVRLRNIGGLIIIDFIDMEKFSNRKKVFSSLEEALKGDRAKTTILQISELGLVEMTRKRTRDNLASIMTEPCPYCDGKGLIKSLRTIVYDIFRQVKRESSMLEGKRIVLMVHPKVADLLYEEESEYLESLEKRIKKKVVLKTDYNLHQEQYQIMGL